One Candidatus Roseilinea sp. genomic region harbors:
- the leuC gene encoding 3-isopropylmalate dehydratase large subunit, which yields MNDRPRTLFEKIWDAHVVAQEPDSPAVLYIDLHLVHEVTSPQAFEGLRRRGLKVRRPDRTFATLDHGIPTHDRRLPIVDEMARKQIEMMERNAAENGITLYGIKTGADKQGIVHVIGPELGLTQPGMTIVCGDSHTATHGAFGALGFGIGTSEVEMVLATQCLLQRKPKTMNVRIDGALKPGVTAKDIILGLIAKYGVGAGTGYVFEYTGEAIRRLSMEERMTICNMSIEGGSRAGMIAPDDTTFEWMAGREFAPKGADWDRALAYWRTLPTDEGARYDAEISLDAGALEPMITYGTNPGMGMPITGRVPDPDQVGDPAHKAALQKALAYMGLRPNQPLLGHPVDVVFIGSCTNSRISDLREAARLLKGRKVKEGVRVMVVPGSAQVKRQAEREGLHEIFLAAGAEWREPGCSMCIAMNGDQLEPGQYAISTSNRNFEGRQGKGGRTFLASPLTAAATAITGVITDARTLLQ from the coding sequence ATGAACGACCGACCTCGAACGCTCTTTGAAAAGATTTGGGATGCGCACGTCGTGGCGCAAGAGCCGGACAGCCCGGCCGTCCTCTACATTGATCTCCACCTGGTGCACGAGGTGACCTCGCCGCAGGCCTTCGAGGGCTTACGGCGCCGCGGCTTGAAGGTGCGTCGGCCCGACCGCACCTTCGCCACGCTCGATCACGGCATCCCCACGCACGACCGCCGCCTGCCGATTGTGGACGAGATGGCGCGCAAGCAGATCGAGATGATGGAGCGCAACGCCGCCGAGAACGGCATTACGCTCTACGGCATCAAGACCGGTGCCGACAAGCAAGGCATCGTGCACGTGATCGGCCCGGAGCTGGGACTGACCCAGCCGGGCATGACCATCGTGTGCGGCGATAGCCATACCGCGACCCACGGCGCCTTCGGCGCGCTCGGCTTTGGCATCGGCACCAGCGAGGTGGAGATGGTGCTGGCCACCCAGTGCCTGTTGCAGCGCAAACCCAAGACGATGAACGTGCGCATTGACGGCGCGCTCAAGCCCGGCGTCACGGCCAAGGACATCATCCTGGGCCTCATCGCCAAGTACGGCGTGGGCGCAGGCACCGGCTATGTGTTTGAATACACCGGCGAGGCCATCCGCCGGCTCTCGATGGAAGAACGGATGACCATCTGCAATATGAGCATCGAGGGGGGCAGCCGCGCCGGCATGATCGCCCCCGACGACACCACCTTTGAGTGGATGGCCGGTCGCGAGTTTGCCCCGAAGGGCGCAGATTGGGATCGCGCGCTGGCCTACTGGCGCACCCTCCCCACGGATGAGGGCGCCCGCTACGACGCCGAGATCTCGCTCGACGCCGGCGCGCTCGAGCCGATGATCACCTACGGCACCAACCCCGGCATGGGGATGCCGATCACCGGCCGCGTGCCCGACCCCGACCAGGTCGGCGATCCGGCGCACAAAGCGGCGCTGCAGAAGGCGCTGGCCTACATGGGCCTGCGGCCCAACCAGCCGTTGCTGGGCCACCCGGTGGACGTGGTGTTCATCGGCAGTTGCACCAACTCGCGCATCAGCGACTTGCGCGAAGCGGCCCGTTTGTTGAAGGGGCGCAAGGTGAAGGAAGGCGTGCGCGTCATGGTGGTGCCCGGCAGCGCTCAGGTGAAGCGGCAAGCCGAGCGCGAAGGACTCCACGAGATCTTCCTGGCCGCCGGCGCGGAGTGGCGCGAGCCGGGCTGCAGCATGTGCATCGCCATGAACGGCGACCAGCTCGAACCCGGCCAGTACGCTATCAGCACCAGCAATCGCAACTTCGAGGGCCGCCAGGGCAAAGGCGGGCGCACCTTCCTGGCCTCGCCGCTGACCGCCGCCGCCACCGCCATCACCGGCGTCATCACCGACGCGCGGACGCTGCTGCAGTAA
- the leuA gene encoding 2-isopropylmalate synthase — translation MNDPNRVLIFDTTLRDGEQSPGATLNLAEKLEIARQLARLGVDIIEAGFAIASPGDFEAVSRIAQEVGQLDQPPVIASLARCAKKDIEQAWSAVQWAKRPRIHTFLATSDIHLKYKLKISRNDCIEQVGEFVSYAKSFCDDVEFSPEDAGRSDPEFLWQVLSVAVQAGATTLNIPDTVGYCTPQEYGQLIEGIINNVPGIKEGKVIVSVHCHNDLGMATANTLAGIKAGARQAEVTINGIGERAGNTSLEEVVMALKTRPQFFGGLYTNIDTTQLVRTSKMVSSLTSIPVQPNKAIVGANAFAHEAGIHQDGMLKNPLTYEIMRPEDVGWNSTNLVLGKHSGRHAFADRLRQMGYDLNRDELDKAFERFKALCDKKKVVSDADIEALLTDQFESLGNDLFKLDELHVATGTGNTPVASVRLIDQDGERREDAALGNGPVNAVCNCINRITGANAKLVEFHVHAVTEGIDAIAHVTIRVEMSDSEGKKYVFSGRSADTDTLVASGKAYLAAVNRGLQRTQLARRPMAESV, via the coding sequence ATGAACGACCCAAACCGTGTATTGATCTTCGACACCACCCTGCGCGACGGCGAGCAATCGCCCGGCGCAACGCTGAACCTGGCCGAAAAGCTGGAGATCGCGCGCCAGCTCGCCCGCCTGGGCGTGGACATCATCGAGGCCGGCTTTGCGATCGCCTCGCCCGGCGACTTCGAGGCGGTCAGCCGAATCGCTCAGGAGGTTGGCCAGCTTGATCAACCGCCTGTGATCGCCAGCCTCGCCCGTTGCGCCAAGAAGGACATCGAACAGGCGTGGAGCGCCGTGCAGTGGGCCAAGCGGCCGCGCATCCACACCTTCCTGGCCACCAGCGACATCCACTTGAAGTACAAGCTCAAGATCAGCCGCAACGACTGCATCGAGCAGGTGGGCGAGTTCGTCTCGTATGCCAAGAGCTTCTGCGACGATGTGGAGTTTTCGCCGGAGGACGCCGGCCGCAGCGACCCGGAGTTCCTCTGGCAAGTGCTGAGCGTTGCCGTGCAAGCCGGCGCAACCACGCTGAACATCCCCGATACCGTGGGCTACTGCACGCCGCAGGAATACGGCCAGCTCATCGAGGGCATCATCAACAACGTCCCCGGCATCAAAGAGGGCAAGGTGATCGTCAGCGTGCATTGCCACAACGACCTGGGCATGGCCACGGCCAACACGTTGGCCGGCATCAAAGCCGGCGCGCGGCAGGCCGAGGTCACCATCAACGGCATCGGGGAACGCGCCGGCAACACCAGCCTCGAAGAAGTGGTGATGGCGCTGAAGACCCGCCCGCAGTTCTTCGGCGGACTCTACACGAACATCGACACCACGCAGTTGGTGCGCACCAGCAAGATGGTGAGCAGCCTGACGTCGATCCCGGTGCAACCGAACAAGGCCATCGTCGGTGCCAACGCTTTCGCCCACGAAGCCGGCATTCACCAGGATGGCATGTTGAAGAATCCGCTGACCTACGAGATCATGCGGCCGGAGGACGTGGGCTGGAACAGCACCAACCTGGTGTTGGGCAAGCACAGCGGCCGCCATGCCTTCGCCGACCGGCTGCGGCAAATGGGCTACGACCTGAACCGCGACGAGCTGGACAAGGCCTTCGAGCGCTTCAAGGCGTTGTGTGACAAGAAGAAGGTGGTCAGCGACGCCGACATTGAGGCGCTGCTCACCGATCAGTTTGAGAGTTTGGGCAACGATTTGTTCAAACTGGACGAGTTGCACGTCGCCACCGGCACGGGCAATACGCCGGTCGCCAGCGTGCGCCTGATTGATCAGGATGGCGAACGGCGCGAGGACGCCGCGCTTGGCAACGGGCCGGTCAACGCCGTGTGCAATTGCATCAATCGCATCACCGGCGCCAACGCTAAGCTCGTGGAGTTCCACGTACATGCCGTGACCGAGGGGATAGACGCCATCGCGCACGTCACCATCCGCGTGGAGATGAGCGACAGCGAGGGCAAGAAGTACGTCTTCAGCGGGCGCAGCGCCGATACCGACACGCTCGTCGCCAGCGGCAAGGCCTATCTGGCTGCGGTGAATCGCGGCTTGCAGCGCACGCAACTGGCGCGCCGGCCCATGGCCGAGTCCGTCTAG
- a CDS encoding molybdate ABC transporter ATP-binding protein ModF gives MTATDIQSPPDARIASGGRRISRSAERAWSASMTGDELIRLERVNVALNGARVLHDLTWSLRRGENWAVLGPNGAGKSTFLRLLRGEIWPAPVDGGLRIYAFDGRPTQSPIGVKQRIAIVSAEQQQRCLRAHTRKCGDDFRPRITAREIVFTGLLDSELVTRKPTPAEAAHVAQVMRDVGIEALADVPLDKLSQGQLRKALIARAIVAKPDVLILDEVGVGLDARSRSALLDIIQGIAERGAQILMTTHRRDELIPAITHVMEFKHGRIIAQTRRSETADRRRAAPPQFRAITDSHSRGARPALINIRRANVASDDGTTIVLHDVNWRMNEGEHWMITGDNGVGKSTLLRLILGELRPAHGGQIERFGRNGFDNVWEIKKRIGYVSCEFQARYAADLTAEQVIASGFFASVGWLQPLTPAQRRRLREVIAWLDLEPLAQRSILEMSYGQARKVLVARALVNAPRLLILDEVFDGLDQKFRAELADILQAASRDAGIILVAHHEDDCLPCITHRMVIAGGRIVAQEARVTPGAATPRMQLEEDKP, from the coding sequence ATGACAGCTACCGACATCCAATCCCCGCCCGATGCACGCATCGCGTCGGGGGGACGCCGCATCTCCCGCTCGGCCGAACGCGCCTGGTCGGCGTCCATGACCGGGGATGAGCTGATCCGCCTCGAGCGCGTGAACGTCGCGCTGAACGGCGCGCGCGTGCTGCACGACCTCACCTGGTCGTTGCGGCGCGGCGAGAACTGGGCCGTGCTCGGCCCCAACGGCGCCGGCAAGAGCACCTTCCTGCGCCTGTTGCGCGGCGAGATCTGGCCGGCACCGGTGGACGGCGGGTTGCGCATCTACGCCTTCGACGGCCGGCCGACCCAGTCGCCCATCGGCGTGAAGCAGCGCATCGCCATTGTCAGCGCCGAGCAACAACAGCGCTGCCTGCGCGCGCACACCCGCAAATGCGGCGACGACTTTCGCCCGCGCATCACGGCGCGCGAGATCGTGTTCACCGGCCTGCTCGACAGCGAGCTGGTCACGCGCAAGCCCACGCCGGCCGAAGCGGCGCACGTCGCGCAAGTGATGCGCGACGTCGGCATCGAAGCCCTGGCCGACGTGCCCCTCGACAAGCTGTCCCAGGGGCAATTGCGCAAGGCGCTCATCGCGCGCGCGATCGTCGCCAAGCCGGACGTGCTCATCCTCGACGAAGTGGGCGTCGGACTCGACGCGCGCTCGCGCAGCGCTCTGCTCGACATCATTCAGGGCATCGCCGAGCGAGGCGCGCAAATCTTGATGACCACCCATCGGCGCGACGAACTGATCCCGGCCATCACCCACGTGATGGAGTTCAAGCACGGCCGGATCATCGCGCAGACGCGGCGCAGCGAGACGGCGGATCGCCGGCGCGCTGCGCCGCCGCAATTTCGCGCGATCACCGATTCCCACTCCCGCGGCGCCCGCCCCGCGCTGATCAACATCCGCCGCGCCAACGTCGCATCGGACGACGGGACGACGATTGTGCTGCACGACGTGAACTGGCGGATGAACGAGGGCGAGCACTGGATGATCACCGGCGACAACGGCGTCGGCAAGAGCACCCTGCTGCGGCTAATCCTGGGCGAGCTGCGGCCGGCGCACGGCGGCCAGATCGAGCGCTTCGGGCGCAACGGCTTCGACAACGTGTGGGAGATCAAGAAGCGCATCGGCTACGTCTCGTGCGAATTCCAGGCGCGCTATGCGGCCGACCTGACCGCGGAGCAAGTCATCGCGTCGGGCTTCTTCGCCAGCGTCGGTTGGCTGCAGCCGCTGACGCCGGCCCAGCGCCGGCGGCTCCGCGAGGTCATCGCGTGGCTCGACCTGGAGCCGTTAGCCCAACGCAGCATCCTGGAGATGAGCTACGGGCAAGCGCGCAAGGTGCTGGTGGCGCGGGCGTTGGTGAACGCGCCGCGCCTGCTCATCCTGGACGAAGTGTTCGACGGGTTAGATCAAAAGTTTCGCGCCGAACTCGCAGACATCCTACAAGCGGCATCGCGCGACGCCGGCATCATCTTGGTCGCTCACCACGAGGACGATTGCCTGCCCTGCATCACCCATCGCATGGTCATCGCGGGCGGTCGCATTGTTGCGCAAGAAGCACGCGTGACACCAGGAGCAGCCACCCCCCGTATGCAGTTGGAAGAGGATAAGCCATGA
- the ilvC gene encoding ketol-acid reductoisomerase (NADP(+)), whose product MAKVYYDNDANLELLKDKTVAVIGFGSQGHAHALNLKDSGVNVVVGLPETSKSREKAQNAGLRVMNVSAAAQAGDFIMMLVPDVPAAQIYREHIEPHLTKGKTLMFAHGFNIHFGQIVPPKYVDVSMVAPKAPGHTVRGTYQDGGGVPCLVAVHQGGTRALQHALAYAKAIGGTRAGVIRTTFKEETETDLFGEQVVLCGGVSHLIKAAFETLTEAGYAPEMAYFECLHELKLIVDLMYRGGLNFMRYSVSDTAEWGDYISGPRIINDRTRAEMKKILADIQSGKFAREWIKENQTGRKRFNEYRQRDINHPIEKVGLKLRRMMPWLNPREVKPGEGGA is encoded by the coding sequence ATGGCTAAGGTTTACTACGACAACGACGCAAATCTCGAACTCCTCAAGGACAAGACGGTCGCCGTCATCGGCTTCGGCAGCCAGGGGCACGCCCATGCGCTCAATCTGAAGGACAGCGGCGTGAACGTGGTCGTCGGCCTGCCGGAGACCAGCAAGAGCCGCGAGAAGGCCCAAAACGCCGGCTTGCGCGTGATGAACGTGAGCGCAGCGGCGCAGGCCGGCGACTTCATCATGATGCTGGTGCCCGACGTGCCGGCCGCACAAATCTACCGAGAACACATCGAGCCGCACCTGACCAAGGGCAAGACGTTAATGTTCGCCCACGGCTTCAACATCCACTTTGGGCAGATCGTTCCGCCGAAATACGTGGACGTGAGCATGGTCGCGCCCAAGGCGCCCGGCCACACCGTGCGAGGCACCTATCAGGACGGCGGCGGCGTGCCGTGCCTGGTCGCCGTGCATCAGGGCGGGACGCGCGCGCTGCAACATGCGCTGGCCTATGCCAAGGCGATCGGCGGCACGCGCGCCGGCGTCATCCGCACCACGTTCAAGGAGGAGACCGAAACCGACCTGTTCGGCGAACAAGTCGTCTTATGCGGCGGCGTCTCGCATCTGATCAAGGCGGCCTTCGAGACGTTGACCGAGGCCGGCTATGCGCCGGAGATGGCCTACTTTGAGTGCCTGCACGAACTCAAGCTGATTGTTGATTTGATGTATCGCGGCGGCTTGAACTTCATGCGCTACAGCGTGAGCGACACCGCCGAATGGGGCGATTACATCAGTGGCCCACGCATCATCAACGACCGCACCCGCGCCGAGATGAAGAAGATTCTGGCCGACATCCAGTCCGGCAAATTCGCCCGCGAATGGATCAAGGAGAATCAGACTGGCCGCAAGCGCTTCAACGAATACCGCCAGCGCGACATCAATCACCCGATCGAGAAAGTCGGGCTGAAGCTGCGGCGGATGATGCCGTGGCTCAACCCGCGCGAGGTCAAGCCCGGCGAAGGCGGCGCGTGA
- the ilvH gene encoding acetolactate synthase small subunit: MLIDRIEARKNPTKHTLVALVENKPGVLNRVASLMRRRNFNIESLAVGTTEDPTVSRMTIVIDASRTNAALVERNLYKLVNVIDVQDVTDLPTVVRELALIKVRVSDAQHRGEIKQIADMFQSRVVDVAKESVIIEVTGEEQKVDSILNVLQDYGILEVVRTGRIAMTRG; this comes from the coding sequence ATGCTGATTGACCGAATCGAAGCCCGCAAGAACCCGACCAAGCACACGCTGGTGGCGCTGGTGGAAAATAAACCCGGCGTGCTCAACCGGGTGGCCAGCCTGATGCGCCGGCGCAACTTCAACATCGAGAGCCTGGCCGTCGGCACGACCGAAGATCCGACCGTCTCGCGCATGACCATCGTGATTGACGCCAGCCGAACCAACGCGGCGCTGGTGGAGCGCAACCTCTACAAGCTGGTCAACGTGATTGACGTGCAGGATGTGACCGACCTGCCCACCGTGGTGCGCGAGCTGGCCCTCATCAAGGTGCGGGTGAGCGACGCCCAACATCGCGGCGAGATCAAGCAGATCGCCGACATGTTCCAAAGCCGCGTGGTGGACGTGGCGAAGGAATCCGTCATCATCGAAGTCACCGGCGAGGAACAAAAGGTGGATTCGATCCTCAACGTGCTGCAGGACTACGGCATTTTGGAAGTCGTCCGCACCGGCCGCATCGCGATGACCCGGGGTTGA
- the ilvB gene encoding acetolactate synthase — MLTCEPLKSYEEGCGLNEEEMNMKLTGAQVIWETIIQQGTNVVFGYPGGAILPTYDALVDYQDRVHHVLVRHEENAALAADAYFRATGKVGVCMATSGPGATNLVTGLANAMMDSSAVVAITGQVASYLVGSDAFQETDVTGVTLPITKHNYLVMDVNELPQVMAEAFYIARSGRPGPVLVDICKDVQQKMVDYEPIASVQMRGYRAIKPHGRQDIPALLQRAKELIDHARRPIILAGQGIKHGNAHEEFRAFVEKSGIPVATTLLGIGVLSEDHPLNLRMMGMHGEAYVNQAIANADLLIALGMRFDDRVTGNLKTYAKNARVIHVDIDAAEINKNVPADVGIVASVKDVLRELTPMIEKRSYPAWMEQINEWRADTQARDVLNVALPDDMLLAPHVMRAIWEETKGECTICTDVGQHQMWETQYFQHTRKNQLITSGGLGTMGFALPAAIGAKFGRPDDEVWAIAGDGGFQMSIPELATVMQEKLDIKIAIINNNFLGMVRQWQELMHNHRYSAVEMWTPDFVKLAQAYGMCGLRATNIKEAREVIRRAREHKGPVLIEFVVEKETNVFPMIQPGKSLNEMTRRPIQPAALGGGMEFMKEKAR, encoded by the coding sequence TTGTTAACCTGCGAGCCGTTAAAGTCGTATGAGGAAGGCTGCGGGCTGAATGAAGAGGAGATGAACATGAAACTGACCGGCGCACAAGTGATTTGGGAGACGATCATTCAACAAGGCACGAACGTGGTATTCGGTTACCCCGGCGGCGCCATTTTGCCCACCTACGATGCTCTGGTGGACTATCAGGACCGCGTGCATCACGTCCTCGTCCGCCACGAAGAGAACGCGGCGCTCGCTGCGGACGCCTATTTCCGCGCTACGGGCAAAGTCGGCGTATGTATGGCCACATCTGGCCCCGGCGCAACCAACCTGGTCACCGGCCTGGCCAACGCCATGATGGATTCGTCGGCGGTGGTGGCCATCACCGGCCAGGTCGCGTCCTATCTCGTCGGCTCGGACGCCTTTCAGGAGACCGACGTGACCGGCGTGACGCTGCCGATCACCAAGCACAATTACCTGGTGATGGACGTGAACGAGCTGCCGCAGGTGATGGCCGAGGCGTTCTACATCGCGCGCAGCGGCCGGCCCGGCCCGGTGCTGGTGGACATCTGTAAGGACGTCCAGCAGAAGATGGTGGACTACGAGCCGATCGCCAGCGTGCAGATGCGGGGCTATCGCGCCATCAAACCCCACGGGCGCCAGGACATCCCGGCGCTGTTGCAGCGCGCCAAAGAGCTGATTGACCACGCGCGCCGGCCGATCATCTTGGCCGGCCAGGGCATCAAGCACGGCAACGCCCACGAGGAATTCCGCGCGTTCGTGGAGAAATCCGGCATTCCGGTAGCCACCACGCTGCTCGGCATCGGCGTGTTGAGCGAGGACCATCCGCTGAACTTGCGCATGATGGGCATGCATGGCGAAGCGTATGTCAATCAGGCCATCGCCAACGCCGATCTGCTGATCGCCCTGGGCATGCGCTTCGACGACCGGGTGACCGGCAACCTCAAGACCTATGCCAAGAACGCCCGCGTGATCCACGTGGACATTGACGCCGCCGAGATCAATAAGAACGTGCCGGCCGATGTGGGCATCGTCGCCAGCGTCAAGGATGTGCTGCGTGAGCTGACGCCGATGATCGAGAAGCGCAGCTACCCGGCCTGGATGGAGCAGATCAACGAATGGCGCGCCGACACCCAGGCGCGCGACGTGCTCAACGTCGCGCTGCCGGACGACATGTTGCTTGCGCCGCATGTGATGCGCGCGATCTGGGAGGAGACGAAGGGCGAGTGCACCATCTGCACCGACGTCGGCCAGCACCAAATGTGGGAGACGCAATACTTCCAGCACACGCGCAAGAACCAGTTGATCACCAGCGGCGGATTGGGCACGATGGGCTTCGCGCTGCCGGCGGCGATCGGCGCCAAGTTCGGCCGGCCGGATGATGAGGTGTGGGCCATCGCCGGCGACGGCGGCTTCCAGATGAGCATCCCTGAGCTGGCCACCGTGATGCAGGAGAAGCTGGACATCAAAATCGCCATCATCAACAACAACTTCCTCGGCATGGTGCGCCAGTGGCAGGAGCTGATGCACAACCATCGCTACTCCGCTGTGGAGATGTGGACGCCGGACTTCGTCAAGCTGGCGCAGGCCTACGGCATGTGCGGCTTGCGGGCGACGAACATCAAGGAGGCGCGCGAAGTCATCCGCCGCGCCCGTGAACACAAAGGCCCGGTGCTGATCGAGTTCGTCGTGGAGAAGGAGACGAACGTCTTCCCCATGATCCAGCCCGGCAAGTCGCTGAACGAGATGACCCGACGCCCGATCCAGCCTGCGGCGCTCGGCGGCGGGATGGAATTCATGAAGGAGAAAGCGCGCTAG
- a CDS encoding GntR family transcriptional regulator: MPETPITHPAPSSALPARLADHILSELIQRGAGPGAFLPSEGELVNRFQVSRPAIREALKQLEGRGLIEVINGRGARIRPLGEQQLRAYFTHAIALQRVPFRELMEARKPIEIQSARLAAQRRTPDQLDALLDIIRRMRRNIGNADVYVDLDHDLHALIADASGNLIIAHLVRSLRGALNDLTHETLYRRRNRQQLERVHALHESIVTEIGYRNPDGAGHAMDIHFSEALSFLIQRREGGAARSP, translated from the coding sequence ATGCCGGAGACGCCCATCACGCATCCAGCGCCATCATCGGCGCTGCCGGCTCGGCTCGCCGATCACATCTTGTCCGAGCTGATTCAGCGCGGAGCAGGCCCGGGCGCATTCTTGCCTTCGGAGGGCGAACTGGTCAACCGCTTCCAGGTTAGCCGGCCGGCCATCCGCGAGGCGCTCAAACAACTGGAAGGGCGAGGGCTGATCGAAGTGATCAACGGGCGCGGCGCGCGCATCCGCCCCTTGGGCGAGCAGCAGTTGCGCGCCTACTTCACCCACGCGATCGCGCTGCAGCGCGTGCCCTTTCGCGAGCTCATGGAAGCGCGCAAGCCGATCGAGATTCAGAGCGCGCGCCTGGCAGCCCAACGGCGCACGCCCGATCAGCTCGACGCGCTGCTGGACATCATCCGGCGCATGCGGCGCAACATCGGCAACGCCGACGTTTACGTGGACCTCGATCACGACCTGCACGCGCTGATCGCCGATGCCTCGGGCAATCTCATCATCGCGCATCTGGTGCGCTCCTTGCGCGGCGCGCTCAACGACCTGACGCACGAAACGCTGTATCGCCGGCGCAACCGGCAGCAACTGGAGCGGGTGCATGCGCTGCATGAGTCCATCGTCACCGAGATCGGCTATCGCAACCCCGACGGCGCCGGCCACGCCATGGATATCCATTTCAGCGAGGCGTTGTCTTTTTTGATCCAGCGTCGGGAAGGCGGAGCAGCGCGCAGTCCATAA
- a CDS encoding peroxiredoxin, with amino-acid sequence METINASVVWTHDLSFVGSADSGFTVNLSADPSVGGSNDGLRPMELLAIGLAGCTAMDVLSILKKKRQEVTGFEVKVRAERAPDHPKVFTEILVEYVVRGRGVAPEAVERAIELSETKYCPAQGMLGRVVPIQHTYRIIEEAAAPAA; translated from the coding sequence ATGGAGACGATCAACGCTTCTGTCGTATGGACGCACGACCTGTCATTTGTCGGCAGTGCCGATAGCGGTTTCACCGTGAACCTCAGCGCCGATCCGTCGGTGGGCGGCAGCAACGATGGGCTGCGCCCGATGGAGCTGTTAGCCATCGGCTTGGCCGGCTGTACGGCGATGGACGTGCTGTCCATCTTGAAGAAGAAGCGTCAGGAAGTGACCGGCTTCGAGGTTAAAGTGCGCGCCGAACGCGCGCCCGATCATCCCAAAGTCTTTACCGAGATCCTCGTCGAGTATGTCGTGCGCGGGCGCGGGGTTGCTCCGGAGGCAGTTGAGCGAGCGATTGAGTTGTCTGAGACGAAATACTGTCCGGCTCAGGGCATGCTAGGTCGCGTGGTGCCCATTCAGCACACCTATCGGATCATCGAAGAGGCGGCTGCGCCGGCGGCTTAA
- a CDS encoding 23S rRNA methyltransferase: MIGLGTVPMTHEVTLTALAPTGEAIGRLPDGRIAFVPFGLPGERVAIRITHERRRFVRAALHGVLCPSKARVMPMCPHFTRCGGCDWQHIAYPAQVDFKTGLVREQLHRLGGIADPPLQPCLPALHPFGYRNRIQLVASDDGAGWGYRMRHAHTVTPIQACPIATPALNTLIATLPTANVACADLRLFDAGPRVVGAHPHALNTDGTITLGRWRYLVPAEAFFQVNTAMAEVLVMEVQRALDPQPTWRVLDLYCGVGLFTRPLAERVAYVLGVERDAAAVRAARQNVAGLAAEVWAADVGEALARPALRRVRWDAVVLDPPRAGMARLALDRLIALHVPRAVYVSCDPATLARDLRRLLDAGYALESVQPLDLFPQTRHVEVVARLSLPDARAHASGPARK, from the coding sequence ATGATTGGCCTGGGCACCGTCCCCATGACGCACGAAGTGACCTTGACCGCGCTGGCGCCCACGGGCGAGGCCATCGGGCGTTTGCCGGATGGCCGGATCGCTTTTGTGCCGTTTGGCCTGCCGGGCGAGCGCGTGGCGATTCGCATCACGCATGAGCGGCGGCGTTTTGTGCGCGCCGCGTTGCACGGCGTGCTCTGCCCTTCTAAGGCGCGGGTGATGCCGATGTGCCCGCATTTCACGCGGTGCGGGGGATGTGACTGGCAGCATATCGCTTACCCGGCCCAGGTTGACTTCAAAACCGGCTTGGTGCGCGAACAATTGCATCGCCTAGGCGGCATCGCGGATCCCCCGCTGCAGCCATGCTTGCCTGCGCTCCATCCTTTTGGCTATCGCAATCGCATTCAGCTCGTCGCCAGTGATGACGGTGCGGGTTGGGGCTACCGGATGCGTCATGCGCACACCGTCACGCCAATCCAGGCCTGTCCCATAGCAACCCCTGCGTTGAACACGCTCATCGCGACGTTGCCGACGGCGAATGTCGCTTGCGCCGACCTTCGCCTGTTCGATGCTGGTCCGCGCGTGGTCGGCGCCCATCCTCACGCCCTGAACACCGACGGGACCATCACCCTGGGGAGGTGGCGCTACCTTGTGCCGGCGGAGGCTTTCTTCCAAGTCAATACCGCCATGGCCGAGGTGTTGGTGATGGAGGTGCAGCGCGCTTTGGACCCGCAACCGACGTGGCGCGTGCTGGACCTGTACTGTGGCGTTGGGCTGTTCACGCGTCCATTGGCCGAGCGGGTGGCCTATGTGTTGGGGGTCGAGCGCGATGCAGCGGCCGTGCGCGCTGCACGTCAGAACGTAGCCGGCTTGGCGGCCGAGGTGTGGGCTGCGGATGTCGGCGAAGCGCTGGCGCGCCCGGCGTTGCGTCGTGTGCGGTGGGATGCGGTGGTGCTTGATCCGCCACGAGCAGGGATGGCGCGTCTGGCGTTGGACCGCCTAATCGCTTTGCACGTGCCGCGCGCAGTTTACGTTTCGTGTGATCCGGCCACCCTGGCGCGCGACCTGCGCCGGTTGTTGGACGCCGGCTACGCGCTGGAAAGCGTTCAGCCGCTTGACCTGTTCCCACAGACGCGGCACGTGGAGGTGGTCGCGCGCCTGAGCTTGCCTGATGCGCGCGCTCATGCGTCCGGCCCTGCGCGGAAGTAA